In Bactrocera oleae isolate idBacOlea1 chromosome 3, idBacOlea1, whole genome shotgun sequence, a genomic segment contains:
- the Tsp29Fb gene encoding CD63 antigen has translation MARDQLNSGMRCAKFMLVIVSFMFALTAVLLIMVGSTIQAIFGNFSQFIDGHFFSPPALLIAIGFILLFVATLGAYGAVKESVMLINLYGVSLFLVFILEVAAAIAAFVMQTQVRSMLMRTMNDSLMQYNDNEYVEVGVDFMQATLGCCGVNSPLDWKPLNSTYTEKIEVPSSCCEEFSIADINDCISPYDSGCLPRMDNIISQSAMLTATGATTVAFVQLLGVLCAFMLAKTLRRNKSIREARRWQLQQNLGVLISGGKVVPPTNSPINGYTQLERAERYMEHDPITYTSSSPSVN, from the exons CTCACCGCAGTTTTGCTAATTATGGTCGGCTCAACAATTCAGGCGATATTCGGCAATTTCAGCCAGTTCATCGACGGGCACTTCTTCTCACCGCCAGCATTGCTCATCGCCATCGGTTTCATTTTGTTATTCGTCGCAACACTGGGCGCTTATGGTGCGGTTAAGGAGAGTGTAATGCTAATCAATTTG TACGGTGTTAGCTTGTTCTTGGTGTTTATTCTGGAAGTGGCTGCCGCCATTGCCGCCTTTGTAATGCAAACCCAAGTGCGTAGCATGCTGATGCGCACCATGAACGATTCCCTCATGCAATATAATGACAATGAATATGTGGAAGTCGGTGTGGATTTCATGCAGGCCACT CTCGGCTGCTGTGGCGTAAATAGCCCGTTGGACTGGAAGCCTCTGAATAGCACttataccgaaaaaattgaGGTGCCATCATCTTGCTGTGAAGAATTCTCTATCGCCGATATCAATGATTGTATCAGCCCTTACGACAGCGGTTGCTTGCCACGTATGGACAATATTATTTCGCAGAGCGCAATGCTAACTGCTACCGGTGCTACTACTGTGGCTTTTGTGCAG TTACTTGGCGTTCTCTGCGCCTTCATGTTAGCCAAAACGCTACGCCGCAACAAATCGATACGTGAAGCCCGCCGCTGGCAGCTACAACAAAACTTGGGTGTACTCATTTCGGGTGGAAAGGTGGTACCACCGACCAATTCACCAATTAACGGCTATACACAATTGGAACGCGCCGAACGTTATATGGAACACGATCCTATTACGTATACGTCAAGCAGTCCCAGTGTTAATTGA
- the Argl gene encoding argininosuccinate lyase isoform X1, with protein MAQQLWGGRFGDAEGKTSECLAKLNCSLPLDSRFYGEDIDGSIAYAEALARAGLITDKDAANIGAALEVVRREWTDGSIEFLSSDEDVHTVNERRLTELIGDVGKRLHTGRSRNDQVITDMKLWLRRGIRETLVGLRAVIEASVVQAKKNLGALMPGYTHLQRAQPVQFSHWMLSHAFALQADCQRLLELKERANLLPLGSGALAGNPLGVDREWLAKRLNFAGVTPNSMHAVGDRDFVVDFIYCCSLASLHLSRLAEDLILYTTKEFDFIKIADGFSTGSSLMPQKRNPDSLELVRGISGSICSSLSGIMMTIKGTPSTYNKDLQFDKQYAFDAFDRLQDALTVVEGVIKTMQLNRERMESALSPDMLATDWAYYLVRKGVPFRQAHHYIGEVVAYAEKHGLELNEIPLGELQKICKEFNVDIAQVSDYGVNVEKYDATGGTATKSVKQQLKTLQKFIEELKTVK; from the exons ATGGCCCAACAATTGTGGGGTGGACGTTTCGGTGATGCCGAGGGCAAAACGAGTGAATGCTTAGCCAAATTAAACTGCAGTCTGCCATTGGATTCGCGTTTCTATGGCGAGGATATTGACGGCAGTATTGCCTACGCCGAAGCCTTGGCGCGTGCCGGTTTAATTACCGATAAAGATGCTGCCAATATTGGTGCTGCGCTCGAAGTGGTGCGTCGCGAATGGACGGACGGTAGCATTGAGTTTCTCAGCAGCGATGAGGATGTACACACGGTGAATGAACGTCGTCTCACCGAACTGATTGGTGATGTTGGCAAGCGCCTGCACACCGGACGTAGTCGTAATGATCAAGTGATCACCGATATGAAATTGTGGTTGCGTCGTGGCATACGTGAGACCTTAGTCGGTTTGCGTGCGGTCATCGAGGCGTCTGTCGTGCAGGCGAAGAAGAATTTGGGTGCGCTTATGCCGGGCTATACGCATTTGCAACGCGCACAGCCCGTTCAGTTTTCACATTGGATGCTCTCGCATGCGTTTGCGTTGCAAGCGGATTGTCAGCGTTTGTTGGAGTTGAAGGAGCGCGCCAATCTCTTACCCTTGGGTAGTGGCGCCTTGGCGGGCAATCCGCTGGGCGTTGATCGTGAATGGCTGGCGAAGCGCCTGAATTTTGCCGGTGTCACACCAAACAGCATGCATGCGGTGGGCGATCGTGATTTTGTGG TTGACTTCATCTACTGCTGCTCACTAGCCAGCTTGCATCTCTCACGTCTGGCTGAGGATCTAATACTCTATACGACTAAAGAATTCGATTTTATAAAGATCGCCGATGGATTCTCCACTGGCAGCAGTTTGATGCCACAAAAGCGTAATCCCGACAGCTTGGAATTAGTGCGCGGTATATCCGGTAGCATTTGCTCATCGCTGAGCG gCATTATGATGACCATTAAGGGTACGCCATCCACTTACAACAAAGATTTACAATTCGACAAACAATATGCCTTCGATGCGTTCGATCGGCTGCAAGATGCGCTTACCGTTGTTGAGGGTGTTATTAAGACCATGCAACTGAATCGTGAACGCATGGAGTCTGCATTGAGCCCGGACATGTTGGCTACTGATTGG GCTTACTATCTGGTACGTAAGGGTGTGCCATTCCGTCAGGCGCACCACTATATCGGCGAGGTAGTTGCTTACGCCGAAAAGCATGGCTTGGAGCTCAACGAAATACCTTTGGGTGAATTACAGAAAATTTGCAAAGAATTTAATGTTGATATTGCGCAAGTGTCCGATTATGGTGTCAATGTGGAGAAGTATGATGCAACCGGTGGCACCGCCACCAAATCGGTGAAACAACAATTAAAGACACTGCAAAAGTTCATAGAGGAGCTTAAGACGGTGAAATGA
- the Argl gene encoding argininosuccinate lyase isoform X2, translating to MAQQLWGGRFGDAEGKTSECLAKLNCSLPLDSRFYGEDIDGSIAYAEALARAGLITDKDAANIGAALEVVRREWTDGSIEFLSSDEDVHTVNERRLTELIGDVGKRLHTGRSRNDQVITDMKLWLRRGIRETLVGLRAVIEASVVQAKKNLGALMPGYTHLQRAQPVQFSHWMLSHAFALQADCQRLLELKERANLLPLGSGALAGNPLGVDREWLAKRLNFAGVTPNSMHAVGDRDFVVDFIYCCSLASLHLSRLAEDLILYTTKEFDFIKIADGFSTGSSLMPQKRNPDSLELVRGISGSICSSLSGIMMTIKGTPSTYNKDLQFDKQYAFDAFDRLQDALTVVEGVIKTMQLNRERMESALSPDMLATDWVGCIYTCLLSGT from the exons ATGGCCCAACAATTGTGGGGTGGACGTTTCGGTGATGCCGAGGGCAAAACGAGTGAATGCTTAGCCAAATTAAACTGCAGTCTGCCATTGGATTCGCGTTTCTATGGCGAGGATATTGACGGCAGTATTGCCTACGCCGAAGCCTTGGCGCGTGCCGGTTTAATTACCGATAAAGATGCTGCCAATATTGGTGCTGCGCTCGAAGTGGTGCGTCGCGAATGGACGGACGGTAGCATTGAGTTTCTCAGCAGCGATGAGGATGTACACACGGTGAATGAACGTCGTCTCACCGAACTGATTGGTGATGTTGGCAAGCGCCTGCACACCGGACGTAGTCGTAATGATCAAGTGATCACCGATATGAAATTGTGGTTGCGTCGTGGCATACGTGAGACCTTAGTCGGTTTGCGTGCGGTCATCGAGGCGTCTGTCGTGCAGGCGAAGAAGAATTTGGGTGCGCTTATGCCGGGCTATACGCATTTGCAACGCGCACAGCCCGTTCAGTTTTCACATTGGATGCTCTCGCATGCGTTTGCGTTGCAAGCGGATTGTCAGCGTTTGTTGGAGTTGAAGGAGCGCGCCAATCTCTTACCCTTGGGTAGTGGCGCCTTGGCGGGCAATCCGCTGGGCGTTGATCGTGAATGGCTGGCGAAGCGCCTGAATTTTGCCGGTGTCACACCAAACAGCATGCATGCGGTGGGCGATCGTGATTTTGTGG TTGACTTCATCTACTGCTGCTCACTAGCCAGCTTGCATCTCTCACGTCTGGCTGAGGATCTAATACTCTATACGACTAAAGAATTCGATTTTATAAAGATCGCCGATGGATTCTCCACTGGCAGCAGTTTGATGCCACAAAAGCGTAATCCCGACAGCTTGGAATTAGTGCGCGGTATATCCGGTAGCATTTGCTCATCGCTGAGCG gCATTATGATGACCATTAAGGGTACGCCATCCACTTACAACAAAGATTTACAATTCGACAAACAATATGCCTTCGATGCGTTCGATCGGCTGCAAGATGCGCTTACCGTTGTTGAGGGTGTTATTAAGACCATGCAACTGAATCGTGAACGCATGGAGTCTGCATTGAGCCCGGACATGTTGGCTACTGATTGGGTGggttgtatatatactt GCTTACTATCTGGTACGTAA
- the LOC106623624 gene encoding dTTP/UTP pyrophosphatase, producing MLATVKHLLAQKRIVLASSSPRRQELIKSIGLNIELCPSNFEENLDYHDFEEFAGFVEATADGKAEEVYQRLHTADPASDLLVIGADTMVTLDDDVYGKPKDAADAVRMLTNLSGKCNRTHTGIALRHSKGSRHFTETTDVYFGELSKEQIQDYVDSGEPLDKAGAYGIQGIGGSLIAKIEGDYYCVMGLPLHRLCKEICALLEETENGFSAEKKTRKE from the exons atgTTGGCTACGGTAAAACATTTACTCGCACAAAAGCGTATAGTATTGGCAAGCAGTTCTCCACGACGTCAGGAGCTGATAAAGTCAATT GGACTCAATATTGAGTTATGTCCATCTAATTTCGAAGAAAACTTGGACTATCATGATTTTGAGGAATTTGCTGGGTTTGTTGAAGCAACTGCTGATGGCAAGGCTGAAGAAGTGTATCAACGCTTGCACACCGCTGATCCTGCATCGGATTTACTGGTTATAGGCGCCGATACAATGGTCACGTTGGATGATGACGTGTATGGCAAGCCAAAGGATGCCGCCGATGCTGTTCGCATGCTGACTAA TCTTTCCGGCAAATGCAATCGCACGCATACGGGTATTGCGCTGCGTCACAGTAAAGGCAGTCGACATTTTACTGAAACTACTGATGTATACTTCGGTGAATTGAGCAAAGAACAAATTCAGGACTATGTTGATAGCGGCGAACCTCT tGATAAAGCGGGCGCCTATGGCATACAAGGAATTGGAGGCTCCTTAATTGCCAAAATTGAAGGTGACTATTACTGTGTCATGGGTTTGCCATTACATCGACTGTGCAAGGAAATATGTGCTTTGCTTGAGGAAACCGAAAATGGTTTCTCTGCCGAGAAGAAAACTAGAAAAGAGTGA